The following coding sequences lie in one Lolium perenne isolate Kyuss_39 chromosome 2, Kyuss_2.0, whole genome shotgun sequence genomic window:
- the LOC127330838 gene encoding serine carboxypeptidase-like 18, whose product MIGRILLPLCFFFSIGLTAQQLVLAAAASSSKVVTTLPGFDGLLPFHLETGYVEVDEVNGAELFYYFVRSEAGGEDAPFLLWLTGGDHCSVLSGLALEIGPFQFVIEPYNGTVPSLQLNPYSWTKVANILFVDAPVGAGFSFSRKPEGYNVGDVSASLQLHELLIKWFTDHPAFLANHLYIGGDSYAGKIVPFIAQKISEGVEAGRSPHLNLKGYLVGNPATGEIIDYSAAVPYAHGVGIISDQLYETIGGHCHGEDYKYPTNALCAQALDTYKSLLSEVRWGQILLDNCGGFTSTGPGREMDDSAGAGRKILSEEKDGAETVKRLRNPPPSPTLDCQTYGIYLSYFWANDQGTRDALGIKDGTLEEWVRCHNGDVPYTADIRSSIKYHRNVTANGYRALVYSGDHDAMVPHLGTQAWVRSLGFPIVDDWRAWHLQGQSAGFTITYSNNMTFATIKGAGHTAPEFEPERCFAMFSRWILNQQL is encoded by the exons ATGATCGGACGGATTCTCCTGccgctctgcttcttcttctcgaTCGGCCTCACCGCACAGCAGCTCGTCCTCGCTGCGGCTGCCTCTAGTTCGAAGGTAGTGACTACCCTCCCTGGATTCGACGGCCTCCTTCCCTTCCACCTCGAGACTGG TTACGTGGAAGTGGATGAGGTCAACGGCGCGGAGCTATTCTACTACTTCGTCAGGTCGGAAGCCGGCGGCGAGGATGCTCCTTTTCTTCTGTGGCTCACCGGCGGCGACCATTGCTCCGTACTCAGCGGCCTTGCCTTGGAGATTG GCCCATTCCAATTCGTCATAGAGCCTTATAATGGCACCGTACCGAGCCTGCAACTCAACCCGTACTCGTGGACGAAG GTGGCAAATATTCTTTTTGTCGATGCGCCGGTTGGGGCGGGATTTTCCTTTTCTAGAAAACCTGAAGGTTACAATGTTGGGGATGTATCAGCCTCACTGCAGCTCCATGAACTCCTCATCAAG TGGTTCACCGACCATCCGGCGTTCCTCGCAAATCATCTCTATATCGGGGGAGACTCCTACGCTGGGAAAATAGTGCCATTTATCGCACAAAAGATTTCAGAAG GTGTTGAAGCTGGAAGGAGCCCCCATCTCAATCTCAAG GGCTATCTAGTGGGCAATCCGGCAACAGGTGAAATAATTGATTATAGCGCTGCAGTTCCATATGCTCACGGAGTTGGCATAATATCAGATCAGTTATATGAG ACCATAGGTGGGCATTGCCATGGAGAAGACTACAAGTATCCCACCAATGCGTTATGTGCTCAAGCTTTGGATACGTACAAAAGT CTCCTCTCTGAAGTTAGATGGGGCCAAATATTGTTGGACAACTGTGGTGGTTTTACATCTACTGGACCGGGTAGAGAAATGGACGATTCAGCTGGTGCTGGTAGGAAAATTCTAAGTGAGGAGAAAGATGGAGCCGAAACGGTGAAACGTCTTAGAAATCCACCACCTAGCCCGACACTTGACTGTCAG ACCTATGGCATCTACCTGTCGTATTTCTGGGCAAATGACCAGGGCACCCGAGACGCCCTCGGGATCAAGGACGGCACCTTGGAGGAGTGGGTGAGATGCCACAATGGCGACGTGCCATACACCGCAGACATCAGGAGCAGCATCAAGTACCACCGGAACGTCACGGCCAATGGTTACCGTGCACTGGTATACAG CGGCGACCATGATGCGATGGTGCCTCACCTGGGGACGCAGGCGTGGGTGAGGTCGCTCGGCTTCCCGATTGTTGACGACTGGAGGGCATGGCATCTCCAAGGACAGTCTGCCGG GTTCACCATAACTTACTCAAACAACATGACATTCGCAACTATTAAG GGAGCTGGACACACGGCGCCTGAGTTTGAGCCGGAGAGGTGCTTTGCCATGTTTAGCCGTTGGATACTGAATCAGCAACTCTAG